One stretch of Corvus hawaiiensis isolate bCorHaw1 chromosome 1, bCorHaw1.pri.cur, whole genome shotgun sequence DNA includes these proteins:
- the MASTL gene encoding serine/threonine-protein kinase greatwall, with product MALERPEGKRAGADGPGAATAAGPRRVEVPRPPSIEEFTIVKPISRGAFGKVYLGRKAGRLYAVKVMKKADMINKNMVHQVQAERDALALSKSPFIVHLYYSLQSANNVYLVMEYLIGGDVKSLLHIYGYFDEEMAVKYISEAALALDYLHRHGIIHRDLKPDNMLISNQGHIKLTDFGLSRVTLNREINMIDILTTPSMAKPKQDYSRTPGQLLSLISSLGFYTPPVGMKVPGHNSSQSSDSLHGVVSPVPMAQKQNTPLSTKLFKTHLDNPQLTPVMPVRSLTPTLLQSRKRFGTSSASSQSHTYLSSVESENCGSPKWEKDVEQSEDQPCSTTCKTSNSGSALLSNVMLPNSKGIEVLKKKELESAISPICSNDSGSRQKLGSEHLNIADTPVSTLGVKGIVRKCISENKIWKEKVFVNKRDMTNETAETSSLQQSPSRQNEPVKEEEMFEKPGVKRSFESVDTSPCQELNYVKKSNAEYKRGCQISEFPANKGTGLTTEIQSLMLCNDGCLCDTCKSKEEVKSFINNQETVERLLTPTVAKNLLCDLDADCGKDDEKEYMNSSFLGTDDEKPLGVFSADSDLLPEVSVTESHLEKQLLDLDKSVKDLSFEEPKPEAVLITSSESRDASQIGEGAHTVQDCKPLHQIKDNNQKHMEETYLDTVSSPSEKMMEALSLLKKNAVVFRSYNSPINISNVSDPCSMASLDIMDLSPACSGSYPTAITPLQKGRPYQVYQTPLRGDAGTPYRTPKSVRRGAAPVEGERILGTPDYLAPELLLTQPHGSAVDWWALGVCLFEFLTGIPPFNDETPTQVFQNILKRDIPWPEGEEKLSDNAQNAIDILLTIDTTKRAGLKELKHHPLFHGVDWDNLQNQTMPFIPQPDDETDTSYFDARNNAQHLTVSGFSL from the exons ATGGCTCTGGAGCGGCCCGAGGGAAAGCGGGCTGGTGCTGATGGTCCCGGCGCCGCCACAGCCGCCGGCCCGAGGCGCGTCGAGGTGCCCCGGCCCCCCTCTATCGAGGAGTTCACCATTGTGAAGCCCATCAGCCGCGGCGCCTTCGGGAAGGTGTACCTGGGCCGCAAGGCGGGCCGGCTCTATGCAGTGAAG gtgaTGAAAAAAGCAGACATGATCAACAAGAATATGGTTCACCAGGTGCAGGCAGAGAGGGATGCGTTGGCTCTCAGTAAAAGTCCATTCATTGTGCACTTATACTACTCACTTCAGTCAGCAAACAACGTCTATTTA GTGATGGAGTACCTTATTGGTGGAGATGTCAAATCTCTTCTCCATATTTATGGATATTTTGATGAAGAAATGGCTGTTAAGTATATTTCTGAAGCAGCATTGGCTCTTGACTATCTTCATAGGCATGGAATAATCCAcag agATTTGAAGCCAGACAATATGCTCATTTCTAATCAAGGACATATAAAGTTGACAGACTTTGGGCTATCCAGAGTTACTCTGAACAGAG agATAAATATGATAGATATCCTTACTACCCCATCAATGGCAAAGCCAAAACAAGACTACTCACGTACTCCAGGACAATTGTTGTCTCTTATCAGTTCTCTGGGCTTT TATACTCCTCCTGTTGGAATGAAAGTGCCAGGGCACAATTCAAGTCAATCATCTGACAGTCTGCATGGAGTGGTTTCTCCTGTACCTATGGCCCAAAAGCAAAATACCCCTCTTTCAACTAAATTGTTCAAAACAC atCTGGATAATCCTCAATTGACACCTGTGATGCCAGTGAGAAGTTTAACTCCTACTCTGCTTCAGTCAAGAAAAAGGTTTGGTACCTCCAGTGCCAGTAGTCAGTCTCACACATACCTGTCCAGTGTGGAATCAGAAAACTGCGGCAGCCCTAAGTGGGAGAAAGACGTAGAG CAAAGTGAAGATCAACCTTGTTCTACAACATGCAAAACCAGTAACAGTGGGTCAGCTCTCCTTTCAAATGTTATGTTGCCAAATAGCAAAGGTATtgaagttttaaagaaaaaagaacttgAGTCTGCCATTTCTCCCATTTGCAGCAATGATTCTGGCAGTAGGCAGAAGCTGGGAAGTGAACATTTGAATATAGCAGATACTCCCGTGAGCACTCTGGGTGTGAAAGGCATAGTGAGAAagtgtatttctgaaaataagatttggaaagaaaaagtctttGTAAATAAAAGAGACATGACTAATGAAACAGCAGAGACTTCCAGTCTACAACAGTCCCCTTCAAGGCAGAATGAGCCTGtcaaagaggaagaaatgtttgaaaagCCAGGTGTAAAAAGAAGCTTTGAATCAGTTGACACTAGTCCTTGTCAGGAACTTAACTATGTTAAAAAAAGCAATGCAGAATATAAACGTGGCTGTCAGATCTCTGAATTTCCAGCAAACAAAGGGACAGGTTTGACAACCGAAATTCAGTCCTTAATGCTTTGTAATGATGGATGCCTGTGTGACACCTGCAAAAGCAAGGAAGAAGTTAAGAGTTTTATTAATAACCAGGAGACAGTAGAAAGATTGCTTACTCCAACTGTAGCCAAAAATCTTCTGTGTGATCTGGATGCAGACTGTGGAAAGGATGATGAAAAGGAGTACATGAACTCAAGTTTTTTAGGCACTGACGATGAAAAACCTTTGGGAGTCTTCAGTGCAGATTCTGACTTACTTCCTGAAGTGTCTGTTACAGAAAGCCATctagaaaagcagcttttagaTTTGGACAAAAGTGTTAAAGACCTCTCCTTTGAGGAACCAAAACCTGAAGCTGTGCTAATAACATCATCAGAGTCCCGAGATGCCTCACAGATCGGAGAGGGGGCACATACAGTCCAGGACTGCAAGCCATTACATCAGATAAAGGATAATAACCAGAAACACATGGAAGAAACTTACCTTGACACAGTATCTTCTCCTTCAGAAAAGATGATGGAAGCACTgagtctcttaaaaaaaaatgctgttgtttttcGGAGTTATAATAGTCCAATCAATATATCTAATGTATCTGATCCATGTAGCATGGCTTCCTTAGATATAATGGATCTTTCACCTGCTTGCAGTGGCTCTTACCCAACAGCTATCACTCCAttacagaaaggaagaccatatCAGGTCTATCAG ACCCCTCTTCGGGGGGATGCTGGCACACCATACAGGACTCCAAAGAGTGTTAGAAGAGGAGCTGCCCCTGTAGAAGGTGAACGCATCCTGGGGACCCCAGACTACCTGGCTCCTGAGCTGCTTTTGACACAGCCTCATG GTTCTGCTGTGGACTGGTGGGCCCTTGGAGTTTGTCTGTTTGAGTTTCTAACTGGAATTCCACCTTTTAATGATGAAACCCCAACACAGgtcttccaaaatattttgaaaagag ATATTCCCTGGCCTGAGGGTGAAGAAAAGCTGTCTGATAATGCCCAAAATGCAATAGATATTCTTCTAACAATTGACACTACTAAGAGAGCTGGACTGAAGG AGCTGAAGCATCACCCCCTCTTTCACGGGGTGGACTGGGATAATCTCCAGAATCAAACTATGCCATTTATACCTCAACCGGATGATGAGACTGACACCTCTTACTTTGATGCTAGAAACAATGCTCAGCACCTGACTGTGTCTGGATTTAGCTTATAG
- the YME1L1 gene encoding ATP-dependent zinc metalloprotease YME1L1, with product MFSFSTVQPQATVPLSHLINAFHSPKSSTTSASKASIKPVQRDTSPEHDPQKSESVLRNLRDLGLSDLKANQFRELVNRLLPGYCTESKVSSQWHTSYISAQSFFENKHGFVDVFSALRSSCLYRQRPNPLQNFCSDVRCWPVYIQSRNFKTLRSRARRLQSTSDQFTEPKSSLSSILKGFILRKRRIDVENLDTLMKTKNIPEAHQDAFKTGFAEGFLKAQVFLQKTLDSLRRSRLLSFFLFVLCFYLAIYSSFLPGKGSFSDAVRFRTSSIFDAAVDPIQLKNVTFEHVKGVEEAKQELQEVVEFLKNPHKFTVLGGKLPKGILLVGPPGTGKTLLARAVAGEADVPFYYASGSEFDEMFVGVGASRIRSLFREAKANAPCVIFIDELDSVGGKRIESPMHPYSRQTINQLLAEMDGFKPNEGVVIIGATNFPEALDNALIRPGRFDMQVTVPKPDVRGRTEILKWYLNKIKYDPSVDPEIIARGTVGFSGAELENLVNQAALKAAVDGKEMVTMKELEFSKDKILMGPERRSVEIDEKNKTITAYHESGHAIIAYYTKDAMPINKATIMTRGTTLGHVSLLPENDRWSETRSQLLAQMDVCMGGRVAEELIFGSDHITTGASSDFDNATKIAKLMVTRFGMSEKLGVMTYTDTGKVSPETQSAIEQEVRTLLRDSYERAKNILKTHAKEHKNLAEALLKYETLDAKEIQIVLEGKKLEVR from the exons atgttttccttttccaccgTGCAACCCCAG gctactGTTCCTCTGAGTCACCTAATCAATGCCTTTCATTCACCAAAAAGCTCCACAACTTCTGCCAGCAAAGCATCCATAAAGCCTGTTCAAAGGGACACCTCCCCAGAGCATGATCCTCAGAAGAGTGAG tctgtgctTAGAAATTTAAGAGATCTGGGTTTGTCTGATTTGAAAGCTAACCAGTTCAGAGAGTTGGTGAACAGGCTGCTTCCTGGCTACTGTACAGAAAGCAAAGTCTCCTCGCAGTGGCACACATCATACATCTCTGCTCAATCCTTCTTTGAAAATAAGCATG GTTTTGTGGATGTTTTCAGTGCTTTACGCTCATCTTGTTTGTACAGACAACGTCCTAATCCCCTCCAAAATTTTTGTTCAGATGTTCGGTGTTGGCCAG TTTACATACAGTCACGGAACTTTAAGACTTTGAGATCAAGAGCAAGACGTCTGCAGTCAACATCTGATCAATTCACAGAACCAAAAAGTTCACTTTCTTCAATTTTGAAG GGTTTTATCCTGAGAAAGCGACGGATTGATGTTGAAAACCTAGACAcactaatgaaaacaaaaaatatcccAGAGGCACACCAGGATGCTTTTAAAACTGGTTTTGCAGAAGGTTTTTTGAAAGCACAGGTATTCCTGCAAAAAACACTTG attCCTTAAGAAGATCAcgtttgctttctttctttctcttcgttctttgtttttatcttgCTATATATTCGTCATTTTTACCTGGGAAAGGTTCCTTTTCTGATGCTG TACGCTTTCGAACATCAAGTATCTTTGATGCAGCAGTTGATCCAATCCAGTTGAAAAATGTCACCTTCGAACATGTTAAAGGG GTTGAAGAAGCTAAACAGGAATTGCAAGAAGTTGTGGAATTTctgaaaaacccccacaaattTACTGTATTAGGAGGTAAACTTCCAAAAG gTATTCTGTTAGTTGGACCACCTGGCACTGGCAAGACGCTTCTTGCACGGGCTGTGGCTGGTGAAGCTGACGTTCCATTTTATTACGCGTCCGGGTCAGAGTTCGATGAGATGTTTGTTGGTGTGGGAGCCAGTCGCATCCGAAGCCTGTTCA GGGAAGCAAAAGCAAATGCACCTTGTGTCATATTCATTGATGAATTGGACTCTGTTGGTGGGAAGAGAATTGAATCTCCAATGCACCCCTATTCAAGACAGACCATTAATCAACTCCTTGCTGAAATGGATGG CTTTAAACCAAATGAAGGTGTTGTGATTATTGGTGCAACAAACTTCCCTGAAGCATTAGACAA TGCTCTAATACGTCCTGGTCGCTTTGATATGCAAGTTACTGTTCCCAAGCCTGATGTAAGAGGTCGTACGGAAATTCTGAAGTGGTACCTTAACAAAATCAAGTATGACCCAT CTGTTGATCCGGAAATAATTGCACGAGGCACAGTAGGATTTTCTGGAGCAGAGCTTGAAAATCTTGTAAATCAAGCTGCCTTAAAGGCAGCTGTTGATGGAAAAGAGATGGTAACCATGAAAGAACTAGAATTCTCCAAGGACAAAATTCTAATGG GACCTGAGCGTAGAAGTGTAGAAATTGATGAGAAGAACAAAACCATCACTGCTTACCATGAGTCCGGACATGCCATCATTGCCTATTACACCAAGGATGCGATGCCGATCAACAAGGCCACGATCATGACACGAGGAACAACACTGGGACAT GTATCTTTGCTCCCAGAAAATGACAGATGGAGTGAAACTAGATCCCAGTTGCTTGCACAGATGGATGTCTGTATGGGAGGAAGAGTAGCAGAAGAGCTCATATTTGGAAGTGATCACATCACAACAG GTGCTTCCAGTGATTTTGACAATGCTACTAAAATCGCAAAACTGATGGTGACTCGATTTGGAATGAGTGAGAAG cTTGGTGTTATGACCTACACTGATACGGGGAAAGTCAGCCCTGAAACCCAGTCTGCAATTGAACAGGAAGTGAGGACGCTTCTACGG GACTCCTATGAGCGAGCGAAGAACATCCTGAAGACTCATGCAAAAGAACACAAGAATTTAGCAGAAGCTTTATTGAAATATGAGACTTTGGATGCCAAAGAAATCCAAATTGttctagaggggaaaaaactaGAAGTAAGATGA